From the Salinimicrobium tongyeongense genome, one window contains:
- a CDS encoding ShlB/FhaC/HecB family hemolysin secretion/activation protein, translating into MRKNNIFLTLALFIVITGCAPHLNQLYFAKDEPSEDFGYPTEKEIEKSFYLLGDGGYSPPGGSSEALLAFKTYIDSVKQVGNYTIFLGDNVYPAGLVSEDHPERELMEYRLDAQIDAVENYDGNLFFVPGNHDWYAQGLTGLERQADYLREKLERDDVFLPEAGCGLTSIEVTDSIQLLVADSQWFLEDWDEHPKINDDCDEIKTREAFFQEIDSELKKNQTKTVVFAIHHPLYTNGLHGGNFSLTDHLYPTQRKLPLPILGTLANFIRTTGGVTSTDLQNERYKGMRKRIETIASRWGNVVFVSGHDHSVQYIEHDEIKQIVSGSASKASYVGLGSDGLFAYSGQGFATLDIFKDGSSWVSMYGSENKKPKLLYQKEVIAAPQPFNTDTLSTSFPQRVRASVYEPADTLVSTTYESIWGDRYRDLYGTPVEVPVAILDTLYGGLTVERAGGGHQTRSLRLKDSQGRDYNLRALEKSAVQFIQTVAYKDTPVETKFENTLAEDVIRDFYTSAHPYAFLAIPKLSEAAGIFHTNPQVFYVPKQKALGDFNSEYGDELYMIVERPEEGWVGYESFGSPNHDIESTSGVFERLRRDEKYSLDEAAYIRARIFDMLVGDWDRHEDQWRWAEIEDEAGNHLFKPIPRDRDQVFSNFDGAFFNTLRGLTGFANQFAVYDEDISNIEWFNSAAVGLDRSLIQNSSKEEWLRQARYLQEQITDEVIEEAFAELPEETRGEATQRIIRNLKARRNNIVDIAERYYNYFAKFAMITATDKDDHIEIERLPEGKTRVSVYRIKDGEKADVVSNREYDPAVTGELWVYGLDDDDIFEVFGEAPAKILVRIIGGQNNDIYRIKNGKKVKVYDHESLPNTVEVNDGADITFTDNYEVNVFDKDRKIYTSSSILPAVGYNPDDGFQVGVSTSFTKYGFRRNPFTAQHRFRAGYYFATESFDLRYRGEFANIFGDYNFLLKAHFTNPSYTRNFFGMGNETKNYEEELGKDFNRVRISRIGGDAGIVKNTPFGRFYQLTASFEGVQIEETSGRFLSGEYMKETNFFDRQYFAGLEGLFRYESYDDVLNPTNGMKFEFVGGGKINTGETDNLYGFVRPYLEFYKAVTRNDKWVINSRVNAEVLWEDDFEFYQAATLGGAESLRGFREERFSGESAFVWGNDLRYSFDEFKTSFVPFQIGVFAGYDVGRVWLDGEDSNLWHDSYGGGLWITGAEAVSAKLNLFSGGEKLRFSFSLGVSF; encoded by the coding sequence ATGAGAAAAAATAACATATTTCTAACACTGGCACTGTTTATTGTAATCACAGGCTGTGCACCACACCTTAATCAGCTTTATTTTGCCAAGGATGAACCTTCAGAAGATTTTGGTTATCCCACAGAAAAAGAAATTGAAAAATCATTTTATCTACTGGGAGACGGAGGATATTCTCCTCCGGGAGGCTCTTCCGAAGCCCTTCTTGCGTTCAAGACTTATATAGACTCAGTAAAACAGGTGGGTAATTACACTATTTTCCTTGGTGATAATGTATACCCTGCAGGTCTTGTTTCTGAAGACCACCCCGAGAGGGAACTTATGGAATACCGCCTGGATGCCCAGATAGATGCAGTAGAGAATTACGACGGAAACCTGTTCTTCGTCCCGGGAAACCACGACTGGTATGCCCAGGGATTAACAGGGTTGGAACGCCAGGCAGATTACCTTCGGGAAAAACTCGAAAGAGACGACGTCTTTCTTCCTGAAGCCGGTTGCGGATTGACTTCTATTGAGGTCACAGATAGTATTCAGCTTTTGGTGGCCGACTCTCAGTGGTTTCTCGAAGACTGGGATGAGCACCCCAAAATTAACGACGACTGTGATGAAATAAAGACCAGAGAAGCCTTTTTCCAGGAAATTGACAGCGAGTTAAAAAAGAACCAGACCAAGACTGTGGTCTTTGCAATTCACCATCCATTATATACCAACGGATTGCACGGCGGAAACTTCAGCCTTACAGACCACCTTTATCCTACCCAGCGCAAACTACCGCTGCCTATTCTTGGTACTTTGGCCAACTTCATTAGAACAACAGGAGGTGTAACCAGTACCGATCTTCAGAATGAACGCTATAAGGGAATGAGAAAACGCATAGAAACTATTGCTTCCCGCTGGGGGAATGTCGTATTTGTTTCGGGGCACGATCATTCGGTACAGTACATTGAACACGATGAGATTAAGCAGATAGTCTCCGGGTCGGCATCCAAGGCTTCTTATGTGGGGCTGGGGAGCGACGGCTTATTTGCTTATTCGGGCCAGGGGTTTGCCACGCTTGACATTTTTAAAGATGGCTCTTCCTGGGTAAGTATGTACGGCAGTGAAAATAAAAAACCAAAATTGCTGTATCAAAAAGAAGTCATTGCTGCGCCACAGCCATTTAATACCGATACCCTTTCAACGTCTTTCCCGCAAAGGGTACGCGCCTCAGTCTATGAGCCTGCCGATACCTTGGTGTCTACCACCTACGAAAGCATTTGGGGAGACAGGTACAGAGATCTGTATGGAACACCGGTAGAAGTTCCCGTGGCCATTCTCGATACTTTGTACGGTGGGCTCACCGTAGAGCGGGCCGGGGGAGGGCACCAAACTCGCTCTCTCCGGTTAAAAGATTCGCAGGGGAGGGATTATAACCTTAGGGCGCTCGAGAAGAGTGCCGTGCAGTTCATTCAAACCGTGGCCTACAAAGACACGCCTGTAGAAACCAAATTTGAGAATACCCTTGCCGAAGATGTTATTAGGGATTTTTATACTTCGGCACATCCTTATGCCTTTCTGGCAATTCCGAAACTGTCTGAAGCTGCCGGGATTTTCCATACAAATCCGCAGGTATTTTATGTTCCGAAGCAAAAAGCTTTGGGAGATTTCAACAGTGAATATGGAGATGAACTTTACATGATCGTGGAGCGGCCCGAAGAAGGCTGGGTTGGATATGAATCTTTTGGCAGTCCAAACCATGATATTGAAAGTACATCAGGTGTATTTGAGCGACTTCGCCGTGATGAAAAATACAGTCTTGACGAGGCAGCTTATATAAGGGCAAGGATTTTTGACATGCTGGTGGGCGATTGGGACAGGCATGAAGACCAATGGAGATGGGCCGAAATTGAGGATGAAGCAGGAAACCACCTTTTTAAGCCCATTCCCCGAGACAGAGATCAGGTATTTTCCAATTTTGATGGCGCTTTCTTTAACACCTTAAGAGGCTTAACCGGATTTGCCAATCAATTTGCGGTTTATGATGAGGATATCAGCAACATCGAGTGGTTTAACTCGGCTGCCGTGGGGCTGGACAGGAGCCTCATTCAAAATTCTTCAAAAGAAGAATGGTTGCGGCAGGCCAGGTACCTGCAGGAGCAAATCACAGATGAAGTTATTGAAGAGGCCTTTGCAGAACTTCCGGAAGAAACCCGGGGAGAAGCAACTCAGCGAATTATAAGAAATCTGAAGGCTCGAAGAAATAATATAGTTGACATTGCTGAAAGGTACTATAACTACTTTGCCAAATTTGCCATGATCACTGCTACCGATAAAGATGATCATATTGAAATTGAACGTCTTCCCGAAGGCAAGACCCGAGTGAGCGTTTACAGAATAAAGGATGGTGAAAAGGCCGATGTGGTGAGCAATAGGGAGTACGATCCTGCTGTGACCGGCGAATTATGGGTGTACGGCCTCGATGATGACGATATTTTTGAAGTCTTTGGGGAAGCTCCCGCTAAAATTCTGGTGAGGATCATTGGGGGGCAGAACAATGACATCTACAGGATCAAAAATGGCAAAAAAGTGAAGGTTTATGATCATGAATCCCTGCCCAACACCGTTGAGGTCAACGACGGTGCAGATATTACTTTCACAGATAACTACGAGGTGAATGTTTTTGATAAAGATCGCAAGATCTATACCTCAAGTTCCATACTTCCGGCAGTGGGTTATAATCCCGATGACGGCTTCCAGGTGGGCGTGAGCACCTCCTTTACCAAATATGGTTTCCGAAGAAACCCTTTTACCGCTCAGCACAGGTTTAGGGCCGGGTATTATTTTGCTACTGAAAGTTTTGATTTGAGGTACCGCGGCGAATTCGCCAATATTTTTGGAGACTATAACTTTCTTCTGAAAGCCCATTTTACAAATCCCAGTTACACCCGAAATTTCTTCGGAATGGGTAATGAGACCAAAAATTATGAAGAAGAACTGGGTAAAGATTTTAACCGGGTGCGCATTAGCAGGATAGGCGGGGATGCCGGAATTGTCAAAAACACCCCTTTTGGTCGTTTCTACCAGTTAACCGCATCTTTTGAAGGCGTACAAATTGAGGAGACCAGTGGGCGTTTTCTTTCAGGGGAATACATGAAGGAAACCAACTTTTTTGACCGCCAGTATTTTGCCGGCTTAGAAGGGCTTTTTAGGTATGAAAGCTATGATGATGTGCTCAACCCAACCAACGGGATGAAATTTGAATTTGTTGGCGGCGGAAAGATTAATACCGGCGAAACCGATAACCTCTACGGTTTTGTTCGTCCATATCTCGAGTTCTACAAGGCGGTAACGCGAAATGACAAGTGGGTGATCAATTCCCGGGTGAATGCCGAAGTGCTTTGGGAAGACGATTTCGAGTTCTACCAGGCTGCGACTCTTGGGGGTGCCGAAAGCCTTAGAGGTTTCAGGGAAGAACGTTTCTCTGGAGAAAGTGCTTTTGTTTGGGGCAATGATCTACGGTACAGTTTTGATGAGTTCAAAACTTCGTTCGTGCCGTTCCAGATTGGTGTATTTGCCGGTTATGACGTGGGTAGGGTCTGGCTTGACGGCGAAGACAGTAACCTGTGGCATGACAGCTATGGCGGCGGATTATGGATAACCGGGGCCGAGGCTGTTTCGGCGAAACTCAACCTTTTTTCAGGCGGTGAGAAACTCCGCTTCAGTTTTAGTTTGGGAGTGAGTTTTTAA